A genomic window from Thiomonas arsenitoxydans includes:
- a CDS encoding tyrosine-type recombinase/integrase: MAYFEQRKNGWRAQIRQRGMPSISRTFDLKADAEAWAREVEREVQRGNRAVLRDDAGKITIDQVVALYTKHVLPMKKDHSAASNLRVVHERFGASFLSAVRSVDVAAWRNELVEAGYAAQSVIHRLAALSNLFTYAEQEMSITLPAGNPVRAIRKPIKPKGRDRRLRPGELDALRRGAAAARSQVVGLPQIITLAVETSMRLGELLGLEWSRIDLARRTAHLVDTKNGESRTVALSSAALDALRTLPRRIDGRVFGWQNKDSFEKAWTRCKVRALAAYQTDCTASNSKPDPTFLIDLRFHDLRHEATSRLFEKGLGVMEVASMTGHKSLAMLKRYTHIEAEKLAQKLG; encoded by the coding sequence ATGGCCTACTTCGAGCAACGTAAAAACGGTTGGCGCGCACAAATCAGGCAGCGCGGTATGCCGTCCATTTCGCGCACCTTTGATCTGAAAGCCGATGCCGAAGCCTGGGCTCGCGAGGTCGAGCGCGAAGTCCAACGCGGCAATCGTGCCGTGCTACGCGACGACGCAGGGAAGATCACCATCGATCAGGTTGTGGCCCTCTACACAAAGCATGTGTTGCCGATGAAAAAGGATCATAGTGCTGCGTCGAACCTGCGCGTGGTACATGAGCGGTTCGGCGCGTCATTCCTGAGCGCCGTGCGAAGTGTCGATGTGGCGGCGTGGCGCAATGAGCTCGTCGAGGCAGGTTACGCGGCGCAGTCCGTTATCCATCGGCTTGCAGCCCTCTCGAACCTGTTCACTTATGCCGAGCAGGAAATGTCCATTACCTTGCCTGCGGGCAACCCGGTGCGCGCGATTCGCAAGCCGATAAAGCCGAAGGGCCGTGATCGTCGGCTGCGGCCCGGTGAACTCGATGCATTGCGGCGAGGCGCGGCTGCCGCGCGGTCGCAAGTGGTGGGCCTGCCGCAGATCATCACGCTGGCCGTCGAGACCAGCATGCGCCTGGGTGAACTGCTAGGTCTGGAATGGTCGCGCATCGATCTGGCGCGACGCACCGCGCATCTGGTGGACACCAAGAATGGTGAAAGCCGAACCGTGGCACTGTCCAGCGCCGCCCTGGACGCCCTGCGCACCCTGCCCCGCCGCATCGATGGCCGGGTGTTCGGTTGGCAGAACAAGGACAGTTTCGAGAAGGCATGGACGCGTTGCAAGGTGCGTGCGCTGGCGGCGTATCAAACTGACTGCACGGCATCCAACTCCAAGCCCGACCCCACATTCCTGATCGACCTACGCTTCCATGACTTACGCCACGAAGCCACGTCGCGTTTGTTCGAGAAAGGTCTTGGCGTCATGGAAGTAGCCTCCATGACCGGCCACAAGTCACTCGCCATGCTCAAGCGCTACACCCACATCGAGGCGGAGAAGTTGGCGCAGAAGCTAGGGTAA